The Coffea arabica cultivar ET-39 chromosome 9e, Coffea Arabica ET-39 HiFi, whole genome shotgun sequence genome has a window encoding:
- the LOC113709522 gene encoding probable purine permease 10 isoform X1 produces MQLKKSKYMSRVSFQVQGAAQESKFTESAGKAIGNQQSSVPLLNQYKRWLLMALFALLVLFGQSAATLLGRLYYVKGGNSKWLSAFLQVAGFPILLPFLYNTKNRKNNSTEQTKPPSPIVLGSIYMVLGTLLAAVGMLCSVGLLYLPVSTFSLINATQLGFNALFSFFLNSQKFTPFIVNSLVLLTTSSALLVLQNDDSSGFSKSSKGKYIIGFICTLLAAALSSLILSLTQFAINKILKRQRVKELFDFLIYESLVASCILLIGLFASGEWKTLTAEMNKFALGKTSYTMTLMWIAVCWQIFSIGIVGLILKVSSLFANVISTLGLPIVPILAVFMFKDKMSGVKAVAILLAIWGFISYIYQHYLDDLESKSRKKDVSSNEISLIQN; encoded by the coding sequence TTCAGGGAGCTGCTCAAGAATCAAAATTTACTGAAAGTGCGGGAAAGGCCATTGGAAACCAACAGTCATCTGTTCCTTTGCTTAACCAATACAAGAGATGGCTTCTAATGGCCTTATTTGCCCTTCTTGTGCTCTTTGGCCAGTCAGCTGCTACACTCCTGGGAAGGTTGTATTATGTAAAGGGTGGAAATAGCAAATGGTTATCGGCATTTTTACAAGTTGCTGGATTTCCAATCCTCCTGCCATTCCTATATAAcacaaaaaacagaaaaaacaacTCAACTGAACAAACAAAGCCACCATCTCCTATAGTCCTCGGATCAATATATATGGTTCTTGGCACTTTGCTAGCAGCCGTAGGGATGTTATGTTCAGTAGGCCTCTTATATCTTCCTGTATCCACTTTTTCGCTCATCAATGCAACTCAGTTAGGCTTCAAtgctttgttttccttctttctcaATTCGCAAAAGTTCACTCCTTTCATTGTCAACTCATTGGTACTTCTGACCACTTCCTCTGCCCTCCTTGTGCTTCAAAATGATGACTCCTCAGGCTTCTCAAAATCCTCCAAAGGGAAGTATATTATAGGATTCATATGTACCCTATTAGCAGCAGCACTTTCCTCATTGATACTATCTCTAACACAATTTGCAATCAACAAGATTCTGAAAAGGCAAAGAGTTAAGGAGCTTTTCGATTTCTTGATTTACGAATCGCTTGTAGCAAGTTGTATCCTGTTGATCGGCCTTTTCGCTAGTGGAGAGTGGAAGACCCTTACAGCAGAGATGAACAAATTTGCACTAGGCAAGACATCCTATACAATGACTTTGATGTGGATAGCAGTGTGCTGGCAAATTTTCTCCATTGGGATAGTGGGGTTGATTTTGAAGGTCTCTTCACTCTTTGCTAATGTCATCAGTACACTGGGGTTGCCAATTGTACCAATTTTAGCTGTATTCATGTTCAAGGACAAGATGAGCGGAGTAAAGGCAGTAGCGATATTGCTTGCCATATGGGGATTCATATCCTACATTTATCAGCATTATCTTGATGATTTGGAGTCCAAGTCCAGAAAAAAAGATGTCAGTAGCAATGAGATTTCCCTCATTCAGAACTAA
- the LOC113709522 gene encoding probable purine permease 10 isoform X2 yields the protein MEDAAQEKQIHVTIQGAAQESKFTESAGKAIGNQQSSVPLLNQYKRWLLMALFALLVLFGQSAATLLGRLYYVKGGNSKWLSAFLQVAGFPILLPFLYNTKNRKNNSTEQTKPPSPIVLGSIYMVLGTLLAAVGMLCSVGLLYLPVSTFSLINATQLGFNALFSFFLNSQKFTPFIVNSLVLLTTSSALLVLQNDDSSGFSKSSKGKYIIGFICTLLAAALSSLILSLTQFAINKILKRQRVKELFDFLIYESLVASCILLIGLFASGEWKTLTAEMNKFALGKTSYTMTLMWIAVCWQIFSIGIVGLILKVSSLFANVISTLGLPIVPILAVFMFKDKMSGVKAVAILLAIWGFISYIYQHYLDDLESKSRKKDVSSNEISLIQN from the coding sequence TTCAGGGAGCTGCTCAAGAATCAAAATTTACTGAAAGTGCGGGAAAGGCCATTGGAAACCAACAGTCATCTGTTCCTTTGCTTAACCAATACAAGAGATGGCTTCTAATGGCCTTATTTGCCCTTCTTGTGCTCTTTGGCCAGTCAGCTGCTACACTCCTGGGAAGGTTGTATTATGTAAAGGGTGGAAATAGCAAATGGTTATCGGCATTTTTACAAGTTGCTGGATTTCCAATCCTCCTGCCATTCCTATATAAcacaaaaaacagaaaaaacaacTCAACTGAACAAACAAAGCCACCATCTCCTATAGTCCTCGGATCAATATATATGGTTCTTGGCACTTTGCTAGCAGCCGTAGGGATGTTATGTTCAGTAGGCCTCTTATATCTTCCTGTATCCACTTTTTCGCTCATCAATGCAACTCAGTTAGGCTTCAAtgctttgttttccttctttctcaATTCGCAAAAGTTCACTCCTTTCATTGTCAACTCATTGGTACTTCTGACCACTTCCTCTGCCCTCCTTGTGCTTCAAAATGATGACTCCTCAGGCTTCTCAAAATCCTCCAAAGGGAAGTATATTATAGGATTCATATGTACCCTATTAGCAGCAGCACTTTCCTCATTGATACTATCTCTAACACAATTTGCAATCAACAAGATTCTGAAAAGGCAAAGAGTTAAGGAGCTTTTCGATTTCTTGATTTACGAATCGCTTGTAGCAAGTTGTATCCTGTTGATCGGCCTTTTCGCTAGTGGAGAGTGGAAGACCCTTACAGCAGAGATGAACAAATTTGCACTAGGCAAGACATCCTATACAATGACTTTGATGTGGATAGCAGTGTGCTGGCAAATTTTCTCCATTGGGATAGTGGGGTTGATTTTGAAGGTCTCTTCACTCTTTGCTAATGTCATCAGTACACTGGGGTTGCCAATTGTACCAATTTTAGCTGTATTCATGTTCAAGGACAAGATGAGCGGAGTAAAGGCAGTAGCGATATTGCTTGCCATATGGGGATTCATATCCTACATTTATCAGCATTATCTTGATGATTTGGAGTCCAAGTCCAGAAAAAAAGATGTCAGTAGCAATGAGATTTCCCTCATTCAGAACTAA